In the genome of Pseudomonadales bacterium, one region contains:
- a CDS encoding response regulator has protein sequence MSEQVFSVLIVDDSFLMRRILSNILATDADFSVAGEASDGIDALEKLTELNPDIILLDIEMPRMGGIEFLRLSKILTDAKVIIVSSVANVDSPQAKEALELGVTDIIHKPSGVLSLDMEEQRSQELLQVIRKAVGLDS, from the coding sequence ATGTCTGAGCAAGTTTTTAGCGTGTTAATTGTCGACGACTCGTTTTTAATGCGTCGTATTCTTTCTAATATTCTCGCCACCGATGCTGACTTCTCGGTTGCAGGCGAGGCCAGCGACGGTATTGATGCCTTAGAAAAGCTCACCGAGCTGAACCCCGACATCATTTTATTAGACATCGAAATGCCACGCATGGGCGGCATTGAGTTTTTACGCTTATCCAAAATTTTAACCGATGCTAAAGTGATTATCGTATCTTCAGTCGCCAATGTTGATTCACCTCAGGCCAAAGAGGCACTTGAGCTAGGCGTTACCGATATTATTCATAAACCATCTGGCGTGCTGTCATTGGACATGGAAGAACAACGAAGCCAGGAATTATTGCAAGTGATTCGCAAAGCCGTCGGTCTCGACAGTTAG
- a CDS encoding DUF4136 domain-containing protein, whose protein sequence is MRHYYVCKTKVFKTVFGLLLLNFLAACGDNIQVENDYDPKFNFKAIKSYSFVEFVDDDVTRLMQNRVEQALSDKMAALNYQKASAEQADILVAFHLITKIKQRQRITTTDPGFDYYGRRYYGPSINMSVSHIDTIDYKVGSLIIDFIDPVSRNVVYHAGASAILSEVKTPEDRMQLIRAAVDKALQDYPPIAP, encoded by the coding sequence ATGAGGCATTATTACGTGTGTAAAACTAAGGTGTTTAAAACCGTATTCGGACTGTTGTTGCTTAATTTTCTTGCTGCCTGTGGTGACAATATTCAAGTTGAAAATGACTATGACCCGAAGTTTAATTTTAAGGCGATTAAAAGCTATAGCTTTGTCGAGTTTGTCGATGACGACGTGACTCGGCTTATGCAAAATCGGGTAGAGCAGGCTTTAAGCGACAAAATGGCAGCGCTGAATTACCAAAAAGCTTCAGCCGAGCAGGCTGATATTTTGGTAGCATTTCATTTAATTACAAAAATTAAACAACGTCAGCGCATTACCACTACCGACCCTGGCTTTGATTATTATGGTCGCCGATACTATGGACCTAGTATTAATATGAGCGTGAGCCATATTGATACTATTGACTATAAAGTGGGTAGTTTGATTATTGACTTTATTGATCCTGTTTCTAGAAATGTTGTCTACCATGCGGGAGCCAGTGCGATTCTTTCAGAGGTAAAAACACCTGAAGATAGGATGCAGCTTATTCGTGCTGCGGTTGATAAGGCCCTGCAAGATTATCCGCCTATTGCTCCTTAG
- a CDS encoding DNA polymerase III subunit delta: MRLKLEQLEHQLKQPLAPIFFISGDETLLIEEACDSIRGAAKKQGFLERERFHLDQANANWDDILQSANSLSLFSDKKLIEVRCKSNKLGDKGSKAILNYLTKPNPDIVLLIQAPKLDSGQQKSKWLKQIEAEGHSLSVWPIDRGQLPQWIQQRLSQQGLNISPDALRFLCDAVEGNLLAAKQEIDKLALLNRGSDSASALSLEQVSAAVSQSSRYTAFNLLDRCLAGDLTGALRTLNGLKHEGTDASVMVWTLAKEMRQLHHARSEHQSGKPIEQIMREQRVFFNRQTAYKQAVQRLALSRIELLLHKLKLVDHAIKGISKDDPWLLLEQLCKGICQA; this comes from the coding sequence ATGAGATTAAAGTTAGAACAACTTGAACATCAGCTAAAACAGCCCCTAGCGCCGATCTTTTTTATCAGCGGTGACGAAACCCTTTTAATTGAAGAGGCTTGCGACAGCATTCGCGGTGCAGCCAAAAAGCAAGGTTTTCTTGAGCGCGAACGCTTTCATCTTGACCAAGCCAATGCAAATTGGGACGATATTTTACAATCAGCGAACAGCTTATCGTTATTTAGTGATAAAAAACTGATTGAAGTGCGCTGCAAGTCAAATAAGTTAGGTGATAAAGGCAGCAAGGCCATTCTAAACTACCTAACAAAACCTAATCCCGATATTGTCTTATTGATACAGGCACCCAAGCTTGATAGCGGGCAACAAAAAAGCAAATGGTTAAAGCAAATTGAAGCTGAGGGTCATAGTTTAAGCGTATGGCCGATTGATCGCGGACAACTGCCTCAATGGATTCAGCAACGCCTAAGTCAACAGGGCTTAAACATCAGTCCTGACGCATTGCGTTTTCTGTGCGATGCGGTTGAAGGTAATTTACTCGCAGCAAAACAAGAGATCGATAAATTAGCGCTGTTAAATCGCGGCAGCGACTCAGCAAGCGCTCTCTCACTCGAACAAGTCAGTGCTGCGGTGAGCCAATCCTCGCGTTATACTGCATTCAATCTACTGGATCGTTGCTTAGCCGGCGATTTAACCGGCGCATTGCGCACATTGAACGGCCTCAAACACGAAGGCACTGATGCCAGCGTGATGGTATGGACTTTAGCAAAAGAAATGCGGCAACTGCATCATGCTCGCTCTGAGCACCAATCGGGCAAGCCGATTGAGCAAATTATGCGTGAGCAACGGGTATTTTTTAACCGTCAGACTGCGTATAAACAGGCCGTTCAGCGCTTAGCGCTAAGCCGCATAGAATTGCTGTTACATAAGCTCAAACTAGTTGATCATGCTATCAAAGGGATTAGCAAAGATGATCCGTGGTTATTGCTAGAGCAGCTTTGTAAAGGCATATGCCAAGCCTAA
- a CDS encoding class I adenylate cyclase, with amino-acid sequence MLTEANVNKAELSLQHPVRDKLEQRQILKRFVQITLGRLARIRLDLSKEQQLFLDALPVLLHTNHPQFPCFVSDYTPSGICRYQPSGAEIQKLQRLSPGFIPVEQDNHEQILSLFLSGYCGSIIQSTQQYIQVWVCHADDIALNALLQLRRKCDLIETWAKLLNLKVSIVLVDRQFRQFQQHASSTLTHVPQNFLQLDRLYRGAVMIAGRMPLWWLIPPEHDVQYRQYSSLLIHKGLLKPEEIIDFGPIPNITANELVELANQEFAQCFDQPYQACMSLLLIEVYISEFPDTEVLANQFKQAVYQDQLDLNQLDSYLMVFRRVEAYLKARHEDQRLALLRRCFYYQVGSQLSQRTAEPSWQHKQMTALVAEWGWSQDELKRIDGRMQWPCAEVLDESRQLFNCLNNSCRYIAEFARRHQDLPELQLQALKQVAKQLHACSDSKIGKLHIINDAVASSLQEKELFISRIKSQDHFIWLVFNERFKSREMKQKPPLYRAKTLIELLSWCLVNELIVDETSIHVLGGEHDLDEDELLQIIATLRQSPLLLQAKQFANDDAFAKPARLTKLDVFINVAVDVKKEISGKRQATIAHTAAFDYHQQQNNIIYNIEVLMLNSWGELICQRYEGPISLLNFLAEFIQMVPPSATQTLPALAFHSHCRYFAEPIVSRLRELLQDFSNCFYNSKLSMHTRFVLQMKQQFFILQYQQNQISFKGARSESDLIKRLGQEQQRYSPICLDRYALPGSKLAAVVDTMLPDTVQVFVEFTEPDQVEIYIADEKGSVCRQQMQYHHQDTFVSALDTFLFSTLYRLETQEKQQNSLSLAYTDIPIVFYQLTAQQNGYYQVSDMPVKSSHHAGEHFSIIAIAEKTAANQAPLFNIICGDKMFAAMDWGEDIYEAVARVIMAKRRSRMHYPCYISELELSDISHSYGHKLQTVDFLAYKYQLEAKINEALLRV; translated from the coding sequence ATGTTAACCGAGGCAAATGTTAACAAGGCAGAGCTCTCCTTGCAGCATCCTGTGCGTGATAAGCTTGAGCAGCGTCAAATATTAAAGCGCTTTGTCCAGATAACCCTGGGTCGTCTTGCGCGAATTCGTCTTGACCTGAGTAAGGAGCAGCAGCTATTTCTGGATGCGCTGCCGGTTTTATTGCATACCAACCATCCTCAGTTCCCTTGTTTTGTATCTGACTATACCCCATCTGGTATCTGTCGTTATCAGCCATCTGGTGCCGAAATTCAGAAACTACAGCGATTGTCGCCAGGCTTTATTCCGGTTGAGCAAGATAATCATGAACAAATTCTAAGCCTTTTTCTATCAGGCTATTGTGGCTCTATTATCCAGTCAACGCAGCAATATATTCAAGTTTGGGTCTGCCATGCTGACGATATTGCACTCAACGCATTGCTGCAGCTTCGACGTAAATGTGACTTGATTGAAACCTGGGCTAAGCTGCTAAATCTGAAAGTGTCAATTGTATTGGTCGATCGCCAATTTCGACAGTTTCAGCAGCATGCGTCGTCAACACTGACGCATGTGCCGCAAAACTTTTTACAACTCGATCGTCTTTACCGTGGTGCGGTAATGATAGCCGGCAGAATGCCGCTGTGGTGGTTAATCCCGCCTGAGCATGATGTGCAGTATCGACAATACAGTTCATTATTGATTCACAAGGGCTTATTGAAGCCTGAGGAGATCATCGACTTTGGGCCCATTCCTAACATTACTGCCAATGAGTTAGTAGAGCTGGCGAATCAAGAGTTTGCTCAATGTTTTGATCAACCCTATCAAGCTTGCATGAGCTTACTGTTGATAGAGGTATATATCAGTGAGTTTCCTGATACCGAAGTCTTGGCTAATCAGTTTAAGCAGGCGGTATATCAAGATCAGCTAGATTTAAATCAGCTTGACAGCTATTTAATGGTATTTCGTCGAGTTGAGGCTTACTTAAAAGCACGTCATGAAGACCAGCGTTTGGCTTTGTTACGCCGCTGTTTTTACTACCAAGTTGGTTCTCAGCTATCGCAACGCACAGCGGAACCCAGCTGGCAGCACAAGCAAATGACTGCCTTAGTGGCTGAGTGGGGCTGGTCTCAAGACGAGCTTAAACGTATTGATGGCCGCATGCAGTGGCCTTGTGCAGAAGTATTGGATGAGTCGCGTCAGCTATTCAATTGTCTAAATAACAGTTGTCGTTACATCGCTGAGTTTGCCCGCCGTCATCAAGATTTACCTGAGCTGCAATTACAAGCTCTAAAGCAAGTGGCAAAACAACTGCACGCCTGCAGCGATAGTAAGATTGGTAAACTACACATCATCAACGATGCCGTGGCCTCATCGCTGCAAGAGAAAGAATTATTTATATCGCGCATCAAATCACAAGATCATTTTATTTGGCTGGTATTTAACGAGCGATTTAAATCGCGCGAAATGAAACAAAAGCCACCCCTGTATCGCGCTAAAACATTAATTGAATTATTGTCTTGGTGTTTAGTGAATGAGCTGATTGTTGATGAAACATCAATACATGTGTTAGGTGGCGAGCATGACTTAGACGAGGATGAACTACTGCAAATCATTGCGACGCTGCGCCAGTCGCCTTTACTGCTGCAGGCAAAGCAATTTGCTAACGATGATGCATTTGCCAAACCTGCGCGGCTTACAAAGCTTGATGTGTTTATCAATGTTGCGGTTGATGTGAAAAAAGAAATCTCTGGTAAGCGTCAAGCGACGATAGCCCACACGGCTGCTTTTGATTATCACCAGCAGCAAAACAATATTATTTATAATATTGAAGTGTTAATGCTGAATAGCTGGGGTGAGCTTATTTGCCAGCGTTATGAGGGGCCTATTAGTCTGCTGAATTTCTTAGCAGAATTTATTCAAATGGTACCGCCAAGTGCAACGCAAACATTACCTGCGCTAGCGTTCCATAGTCATTGTCGCTATTTTGCAGAGCCTATCGTGTCTCGATTGAGAGAGCTTTTACAAGATTTTAGTAATTGCTTTTATAACTCCAAGCTGTCCATGCACACCCGCTTTGTATTGCAAATGAAGCAACAGTTTTTCATCCTGCAGTACCAACAAAATCAAATCAGCTTTAAAGGTGCTCGTAGCGAGAGCGATCTCATCAAACGTTTAGGGCAGGAGCAACAGCGCTATAGTCCGATTTGCTTAGATCGTTATGCGCTGCCGGGTTCTAAACTGGCAGCAGTTGTTGACACAATGCTGCCAGATACGGTGCAAGTCTTTGTTGAATTTACAGAGCCTGATCAGGTTGAAATTTACATCGCTGATGAAAAAGGTTCAGTTTGTCGACAGCAAATGCAATATCATCATCAAGATACATTTGTCAGTGCCCTTGATACCTTCTTATTCTCAACACTGTATCGTCTAGAAACTCAGGAAAAGCAGCAAAACTCACTTAGCCTGGCCTATACTGATATACCGATTGTATTTTATCAGTTAACGGCGCAACAAAACGGTTACTATCAAGTTTCTGACATGCCAGTTAAGTCCAGCCATCATGCTGGCGAGCATTTTTCGATCATTGCGATTGCGGAAAAAACGGCAGCAAATCAGGCGCCATTATTTAATATTATTTGTGGCGACAAAATGTTTGCAGCGATGGATTGGGGCGAGGATATTTACGAGGCCGTTGCTCGCGTGATCATGGCAAAGCGCCGCTCTCGTATGCACTATCCTTGTTATATATCAGAGTTGGAGCTGTCGGACATCAGTCACTCCTATGGTCATAAACTACAAACGGTAGATTTTTTAGCATACAAATATCAGCTTGAGGCAAAAATAAATGAGGCATTATTACGTGTGTAA